From Rubrivirga sp. SAORIC476, a single genomic window includes:
- a CDS encoding porin family protein → MRLSLLALLTLLVLPASAQPTAGLRLGLTVSDLDFGENSGFEDAEGIDQQPRLGLALGVVADVPLTPALSFRPEVLYVQKGYVLEVDIRTTDPVSSEPVALQGTQRVEMDYVEVPLLLAVRVPTGSALDVAVEAGPSFAYRTRFHLDCDGDAELVSACDTINAEDDREEADDSGTLRKADLGASLGLTVGAGPFDVGLRYTHGLTSLYDTETTSISAKNRVASVNGTYRFRL, encoded by the coding sequence ATGCGCCTGTCTCTGCTCGCCCTCCTCACCCTGCTGGTGCTTCCCGCCAGCGCCCAGCCGACGGCTGGCCTCCGCCTCGGCCTCACTGTCTCTGACCTCGACTTCGGCGAAAACAGCGGCTTCGAGGACGCCGAGGGCATCGATCAGCAGCCCCGCCTCGGCCTCGCGCTGGGTGTCGTCGCCGACGTGCCCCTGACCCCGGCCCTGTCGTTCCGCCCCGAGGTGCTGTACGTGCAGAAAGGCTACGTCCTGGAGGTCGACATCAGGACCACCGACCCCGTATCCAGCGAACCCGTCGCGCTCCAGGGGACCCAACGGGTAGAGATGGACTACGTCGAGGTCCCGCTGCTGCTCGCGGTCCGCGTCCCGACCGGAAGCGCGCTGGACGTCGCCGTGGAGGCCGGACCGTCGTTCGCCTACCGAACGCGCTTCCACCTCGACTGCGACGGCGACGCCGAACTGGTGTCGGCCTGCGACACGATCAACGCAGAGGACGATCGCGAGGAGGCCGACGACTCGGGGACCCTCCGGAAGGCCGACCTCGGCGCCTCGCTGGGGCTGACCGTCGGCGCGGGCCCGTTCGACGTGGGCCTGCGGTACACGCACGGGCTGACCTCGCTCTACGACACGGAGACCACCAGCATCTCCGCCAAGAACCGGGTGGCGTCAGTCAACGGGACCTACCGCTTCCGGCTGTGA